The Manihot esculenta cultivar AM560-2 chromosome 8, M.esculenta_v8, whole genome shotgun sequence genomic interval AGATTTGATGCAGTCCTTATCCATGGTTCTGTGGGACGATGCCTTTCTAAAGTTCGTTAAAGGTTGGCAGTTAAAGAAGATTTCTAAGGAGAGTAGAAAGATCCTGCAGCCACACTTTTTGTAAAGCAGAATTGATTCCGACACTCTTCCAATTGAATTTTGCCAGCACATGCATGCTAAAGCAATTGTGGATTATAAAGAAAACTAATTATTGAAGTGGTTTTTAGGGTTACTAATCAACTAGACAAGATTTTTGAAGATATTATAAGAgaaggaaataataaaaatatgggaAAATAAAGATTCTGAAATTTTATTCAGGAATGACAAATTGAAGCTGCTAGCTTTTTATTGAAAAGAGAATAATATTACATCCTGATTCTACTTGCATGTAGCTACCAGCTTTCAAGTACTGCATGTTCATGGAAGCATGTAAGCTGCAAAGCAAACCAGCACTTTTTAGCGTAGCAGAGAAATAGATAACCATAAATAATAGATATGGTAATGGCAATTTTGAGCTAACCTCCACACTTGTAGCCCACAGGGCGGCTAGCAATGTTGCATCGCTTGGGGATGGTAATGGCGATTTCAGGCTTGATTCCAGATTCCTTTGGCAGTGTTTGAAAGCATAACAGCACAAACACAGCTTGTGTTCTGGCCAATTCTCTTCACCTGAAGACAGCAACCATCCGACACAGCAGCATTCTCATTTTGTGCTGCCTCTGCACAAGGAGCTAGCTTAAGTGCTTCATTGTCAGGAGAAGATTTTCCACATTCGCCTGCTCCATCAACCCCACCAGCAATGCTCACAAGTAAATTCAACCCCACAAGGCAGAATAACTTCAGTGAAGCCTACATTTATGTAGAAGAATCCTCTTTGATGATTTGGGATGCAAAAGCTTTCCCTCTATTGAcatcttttatactgtaagaaaatcgCTGAAAATGCTTGAAACTTCTGCCCACTAATTGTAATGGAGGTAGCACAAACAAAAGACATATCAGGGTTGGTGTCTCCACTAAAATATCATCCCGTCGTTTCCAATTTTTATCCAGATGTTATCATCTCAGTGAGGTCGTATAGTTTAAAAGAGCTCAACATATGCAGCCAACAGAGTTATT includes:
- the LOC110620235 gene encoding LOW QUALITY PROTEIN: uncharacterized protein LOC110620235 (The sequence of the model RefSeq protein was modified relative to this genomic sequence to represent the inferred CDS: deleted 1 base in 1 codon; substituted 1 base at 1 genomic stop codon), producing the protein MXASLKLFCLVGLNLLVSIAGGVDGAGECGKSSPDNEALKLAPCAEAAQNENAAVSDGCCLQVKRIGQNTSCVCAVMLSNTAKGSGIKPEIAITIPKRCNIASRPVGYKCGAYMLP